In Ignavibacteriota bacterium, the genomic window GGCTGCAGCAGGCGATGGCGGGTTGGGACCCCAACGCCGGTGAGCGCGCGTCCCTGGAACTCTTCTCGGCGCTCTACGGACCGCGGCATGCGCTCGCACGCCCGCTGCTCGGAGGCCAGAACGCGCTGAGCGGCATCGGTCCGGCCGACGTGCAGCGATATCATCGCACCTGGTACCGGCCCGAGCACGCCACACTTTCGGTGGCCGGCAATGTGGATCCGGGCATACTCGTGACACTCGTCAAGGACCGCTTCGGCGCATGGACGCGCGGCAACAAGGCGGCCGCAGCCGAAGCCGAGAAAATGCCGGTGAATAAAGATCCGGAAATCCGGATCATCGACAACGCGACACAGGCGTTCGCCCAGATACGATGGGGCGTTAAGGCCTGCGGCCGCGCCGACGCGCTCTTTGTGCCCACGCTGGTCATGAACCAGATACTCGGCGGCGGACGCGGATCGCGCCTGCAACGGAAACTCTGGGATGAACATCCCGTGCTTCCATCGTTCTTTTCCACCTACGGCGTGTACGGACGCGGCGGCAGCATCGTCCTGGGCGGATCCGCTCCCGCGGCGCGCATCGACAGTGTGCTGCTGTGGATGGACGAAGCAATTCACGACATGGTGCAGCGTCCTCCAACGGATACGGAACTCGCCGCAGCGAAGAGGGAATTGACACGCAATCTCGAGTTCATGTACGAGACCAACAAGAAAATGCAGGAGCAGCTTCTCGACGTGGTGGTGTACGGCATCTCGCCCGAACTCGTGCGCGGTTTCGGAGACGCGGTGCAGCGTGTGAGCGCGGCCGAGGTACAACGCGCAGCCCGCGAGGCCTTTTCAGGCACGCGCCGCGTCATCGCCATCAACGGCAACGCCGGGTTATTTGTCGAGGCGCTGAAAGCGCGCTACCGCGGTCAGGTCACACTCAGCACGCACGACGGCGTACCGGGATCGCAGGGCGAATAGCCGTGTGACCTTGTGGGAAGCAGGACCAGGCGGGGGCAACTCGGGGCTCGCGGTGCGATTAGAAGTGTGACCATCTGAAAAAGCAAGACCCGGCGGGAGCAGCGCCGGGTCCTGTGTTCAGGAGTATATGGAAAAAATCGGTAGGGACGAGAATCAGATAACCTTCACCGTGTAGTCGTCGGCCATTTCGTCTATCATGATGCGAACGGTGTCAGCGCCATCGGTGTACGTCCAGCGCTCAAAGTCCACAGGACATACGCCGTACACTTTCATTTCGTCTTGAAACACGCGGATCAGCCACGTGAACGACGCGCGCGAAACCAGCAGCGCGTGCGGCTTCATCCGCATGATGTGGCGGAAGGAGGCGAGCTGTTCCTGTACAGTGTTGAGAAGGTCGAAATGTTGCTGCTTGATCACGGGGTACTTCCTTTCTGGTGTTCTGCCCCTTTGTTTGCAAGAGCCGTGCCAGAAGGGAAAATCAGCGTTTCCAGCAAGAATAAAGCATTTTCGACTGCCGTACGCCCGCCCGCGGCTATTTTCTGCATCACTGCGTGCATCCCACTTCACACACGCGAGCACCACATGGGGAATGTTCGCTGTGTGTGCGCAGGTTCATGCGCGGGGAAGACGGATTTCCCGTGGAGCAAAAAAAAAGTCCCGCCGAAGCGGGACCTTTTTTCGGATGTCCTGATTATTTCGACAGCGTCATACGAATCGTCCGCACGGCGTTTCCGGCGCGCAGGACGGCCGTGTACACGCCGCTGGGGTGATCACCCGCATCGAAGGTTACTGCGTGATTGCCGGCCTCCTGAATGCCCTTGTAGAGGGTTTCCACGGGGCGACCCAGCGCGTCGAACACTTCGACCGTCACCTGGCCCGAGACGGGGAGGGTGTAACGGATCAGCGTCGACGGATTGAACGGATTCGGATAGTTCTGATGCAGGACGTATTCGCCCGGCGCGGCGGGAAGCTCCGTCGAGTTTTCGATGTCGAAGGTGACGATGTCTTCGTCGGAGTGGATGCCGTCGGTGCCGATGATTTTTAGCTTGTAGCCGCGGCCCTTCGGCGCGCGGATGATCGATTCGGTGAGCTGCGATTCGAAGGCGATAAGCTTCCACGTCAGGCCGCCGTCGGT contains:
- a CDS encoding insulinase family protein — translated: MRSILLALLAVILLALPLSAQKRKRTATAPPRAAVTYPMPAVRTDSMANGMRVLHARVNNVPVVEVNLMIDAGINREAAGEEGLAQLTSRLLFAGTPTRRRADIISQLSTIGATMSTYTTREYSQVYLRCLTRHLPRALDVMADIVMNAGFPAGEVNRESQRLQQAMAGWDPNAGERASLELFSALYGPRHALARPLLGGQNALSGIGPADVQRYHRTWYRPEHATLSVAGNVDPGILVTLVKDRFGAWTRGNKAAAAEAEKMPVNKDPEIRIIDNATQAFAQIRWGVKACGRADALFVPTLVMNQILGGGRGSRLQRKLWDEHPVLPSFFSTYGVYGRGGSIVLGGSAPAARIDSVLLWMDEAIHDMVQRPPTDTELAAAKRELTRNLEFMYETNKKMQEQLLDVVVYGISPELVRGFGDAVQRVSAAEVQRAAREAFSGTRRVIAINGNAGLFVEALKARYRGQVTLSTHDGVPGSQGE